A single Pseudomonas sp. DC1.2 DNA region contains:
- the typA gene encoding translational GTPase TypA, with amino-acid sequence MIENLRNIAIIAHVDHGKTTLVDKLLRQSGTLERNELNDERVMDSNDQEKERGITILAKNTAINWNGYHINIVDTPGHADFGGEVERVMSMVDSVLLLVDAQDGPMPQTRFVTKKAFEAGLRPIVVINKVDRPGARPDWVLDQIFDLFDNLGATEEQLDFKVVYASALNGIAGLEHTDMAEDMTPLYQAIVDHVPAPKVDRDGPFQMQISALDYNSFLGVIGVGRIARGRVKPNTQVVAIDVDGKRRNGRILKLMGHHGLHRIDVDEAAAGDIVCISGFDQLFISDTLCDPLNVEAMKPLTVDEPTVSMTFQVNDSPFCGKEGKFVTSRNIKERLDKELLFNVALRVEEGDTADKFKVSGRGELHLSVLIETMRREGFEMGVGRPEVIIRMVDGVKHEPYENVTIDLPEESQGAIMEQIGIRKGDLTNMVPDGKGRVRLEYNIPARGLIGFRNEFLTLTSGAGILTSIFDRYDVMKSGDMSGRQNGVLVSVATGKALTYSLETLQARGKLFLGHGEDVYEGQIVGINSRDNDLGVNPTKGKKLDNMRASGKDETIALVPPIRFTLEQALEFVQEDELCEVTPKSIRLRKKILGESERTRAAKKNGN; translated from the coding sequence GTGATCGAAAATCTACGCAACATCGCCATCATTGCTCACGTTGACCATGGTAAGACCACCCTGGTAGACAAACTCTTGCGTCAATCCGGCACCCTGGAGCGCAACGAGCTCAACGACGAGCGCGTGATGGACTCCAACGACCAGGAGAAAGAGCGCGGTATTACCATTTTGGCGAAAAACACCGCCATCAACTGGAACGGCTACCACATCAACATCGTGGACACCCCGGGCCACGCCGACTTCGGCGGCGAAGTTGAACGCGTAATGTCGATGGTTGACTCCGTTCTGCTGCTGGTTGACGCTCAAGACGGCCCTATGCCGCAAACCCGTTTTGTGACCAAGAAGGCGTTCGAAGCCGGCCTGCGTCCAATCGTGGTGATCAACAAGGTTGACCGTCCAGGCGCGCGTCCGGACTGGGTTCTGGACCAGATCTTCGACCTGTTCGACAACCTCGGTGCTACCGAAGAACAGCTGGACTTCAAAGTCGTCTACGCCTCGGCCCTGAACGGCATTGCCGGTCTGGAACACACCGACATGGCTGAAGACATGACTCCGCTGTACCAGGCCATCGTTGATCACGTTCCAGCTCCAAAAGTTGACCGTGACGGCCCGTTCCAGATGCAAATCTCGGCACTGGACTACAACAGCTTCCTGGGTGTTATCGGCGTTGGCCGTATCGCTCGTGGTCGCGTCAAGCCGAACACTCAGGTTGTGGCCATCGACGTTGACGGCAAGCGCCGCAACGGTCGTATCCTGAAGCTGATGGGTCACCACGGTCTGCACCGCATCGACGTTGACGAAGCAGCTGCCGGCGACATCGTCTGCATCAGCGGCTTCGACCAGCTGTTCATCTCCGACACTCTGTGCGACCCACTGAATGTTGAAGCGATGAAGCCGCTGACCGTTGACGAACCAACCGTTTCCATGACCTTCCAGGTAAACGATTCGCCTTTCTGCGGTAAAGAAGGCAAGTTCGTCACCAGCCGTAACATCAAGGAACGTCTGGACAAAGAACTGCTGTTCAACGTTGCTCTGCGCGTTGAAGAAGGCGACACCGCCGACAAGTTCAAAGTCTCCGGCCGTGGTGAGCTGCACCTCTCGGTACTGATCGAAACCATGCGTCGCGAAGGCTTCGAAATGGGTGTTGGTCGTCCAGAAGTGATCATCCGTATGGTTGACGGCGTGAAGCACGAACCCTACGAAAACGTGACCATCGACCTGCCGGAAGAATCCCAGGGCGCGATCATGGAACAGATCGGTATCCGTAAAGGCGACCTGACCAACATGGTTCCGGATGGCAAGGGCCGTGTGCGCCTTGAGTACAACATCCCGGCTCGTGGCTTGATCGGTTTCCGTAACGAGTTCCTGACCCTGACCTCCGGTGCAGGCATCCTGACCTCGATCTTCGACCGTTACGACGTGATGAAGTCCGGCGACATGTCCGGCCGTCAGAACGGCGTGCTGGTTTCGGTTGCTACCGGTAAGGCGCTGACTTACTCGCTGGAAACCCTGCAAGCTCGCGGCAAACTGTTCCTGGGTCACGGTGAAGACGTGTACGAAGGTCAAATCGTCGGCATCAACAGCCGCGACAATGACCTGGGCGTTAACCCAACCAAAGGCAAGAAGCTCGACAACATGCGTGCCTCGGGTAAAGACGAAACCATCGCTTTGGTTCCGCCTATCCGTTTCACTCTGGAGCAAGCGCTGGAATTCGTTCAAGAAGACGAATTGTGCGAAGTCACTCCTAAGTCCATCCGTCTTCGCAAGAAGATCCTGGGCGAAAGCGAGCGTACCCGCGCAGCGAAGAAAAACGGTAACTGA
- a CDS encoding YkgJ family cysteine cluster protein, with protein sequence MKSNLIAAAEIDRLDTWAKYSAPMCGSCVSSCCTLPVEVKIKDLIRIGIVDEFERGEPAKNIAKRLQKEGIVERYNQKSEIFTLQRMSNNDCLYLDRKSRLCTIYEKRPDTCRNHPKIGPRPGYCAYKPKEVARETSSSRRTLEKF encoded by the coding sequence ATGAAGTCCAACCTGATCGCCGCCGCGGAGATCGACCGCCTCGATACCTGGGCCAAATATTCCGCACCCATGTGCGGCTCTTGCGTTTCCAGCTGTTGCACCTTGCCGGTCGAGGTCAAGATCAAGGACTTGATCCGCATTGGCATTGTCGATGAGTTCGAGCGCGGTGAGCCGGCGAAGAACATCGCCAAGCGTTTGCAGAAGGAAGGGATCGTCGAGCGCTACAACCAGAAGTCCGAGATTTTCACCCTCCAGCGCATGAGCAACAACGACTGCCTGTACCTGGATCGCAAGAGCCGTCTGTGCACGATTTACGAAAAACGCCCGGACACCTGCCGCAACCACCCGAAGATCGGGCCGCGCCCTGGTTACTGCGCCTACAAGCCTAAAGAAGTGGCGCGTGAAACCAGCAGCAGTCGTCGTACCCTCGAAAAATTCTGA